Proteins encoded within one genomic window of Bombina bombina isolate aBomBom1 chromosome 1, aBomBom1.pri, whole genome shotgun sequence:
- the LOC128663325 gene encoding uncharacterized protein LOC128663325, with protein sequence MGSLVSSIQCFCRRIYPMNARVVMLGLDGAGKTTILYRMKLNMTVCTIPTVGFNVETLDHVNGMCLTMWDIGLGAKGRQMLRPYLTNSHGLVFVVDSKDATRLKEAKETLFRLLEDDDTNMPLLVLANKQDLEGAHSPLEISVDLELEKVTYRKWDILGCCGSTGDGLLEAVERLSAMIREHEHKS encoded by the coding sequence ATGGGCAGTTTGGTGAGCAGCATACAATGTTTCTGCAGGAGGATCTACCCTATGAATGCTCGGGTTGTGATGCTTGGACTAGATGGTGCTGGAAAGACCACTATACTCTATCGGATGAAGCTCAACATGACTGTCTGCACAATCCCAACCGTTGGATTCAATGTGGAGACGCTGGATCATGTTAATGGTATGTGCCTTACAATGTGGGACATTGGCTTGGGGGCCAAGGGTCGGCAAATGTTGAGACCATATCTTACCAACTCTCATGGATTGGTGTTTGTGGTAGACAGTAAAGATGCTACGAGACTTAAAGAGGCCAAGGAGACCCTCTTCAGATTACTAGAAGATGATGACACAAACATGCCTCTTCTTGTGTTGGCCAACAAACAAGATCTGGAAGGTGCACATAGCCCATTGGAAATATCTGTAGACTTAGAACTTGAAAAAGTAACATACAGAAAATGGGATATTTTAGGATGTTGTGGCAGTACAGGAGATGGTCTTCTGGAGGCTGTGGAAAGGCTTTCTGCAATGATTAGAGAACATGAACACAAATCATGA